A window of the Salvelinus alpinus chromosome 25, SLU_Salpinus.1, whole genome shotgun sequence genome harbors these coding sequences:
- the LOC139553568 gene encoding basal body-orientation factor 1-like isoform X1 produces MPKKKGKNVKKSKGKGKKEGKHESKADKESDIEKAKANAALWEARLDVTEHSRVEYREATRRLARANEELTNQQYRAEKDTVDIIAFLKRKDAEKEEKITRLEGQLKSKKKQALEENEQLVAEYTLKINELEEKFEKRSNEFRMIQGELKTIKEFRKKKAQMEQELNSIKESMYIADREHKESLARMEHKFFSEKVRLEKEAEQRIAQLAERAHNEAIVQLDDASRSVFKENVRLSEALSCHMKEVDDLRKMTVSLAEENTSLALHKETSELMMKENVSQVRAQKEEIAELRGKVGTLEQALGLMVGEFERDKEETQNRALVSTQAGQVELDKLQKVLAMREKEMGRVKRLARSIVEQRTELECFFQEALGQVKQEIQASRLQYRQEALEAYRRRMSEARSGKQEYPRIRTFHKTPHSSNSVYTDLEEAEKWNNLQSNKVDISELTWEQKEKVLRLLFAKMNGQKASRKLSQPLALSASPERNQNDIDPGITEEPSHVTFITQAPVCNLPPNPSALPDIQTT; encoded by the exons ATGCCCAAGAAGAAaggaaaaaatgtaaagaaaagtAAAGG aaaaggaaagaaagaaggCAAACATGAGTCAAAAGCCGATAAAGAGTCTGACATTGAGAAGGCAAAGGCCAATGCTGCTCTTTGGGAAGCCAGGCTGGATGTCACTGAACACTCACGCGTGGAGTACCGTGAAGCTACCCGCAGGTTGGCACGAGCCAACGAAGAGCTCACTAACCAGCAGTATCGTGCAGAGAAGGACACAGTTGACATAATTGCCTTCTTGAAGAGGAAAGATGCTGAGAAAGAAGAAAAG attacAAGGCTAGAGGGACaacttaaaagtaaaaaaaaacaagcccttgaagaaaatgaacaactg GTTGCAGAATACACTCTTAAAATCAATGAGCTGGAGGAGAAGTTTGAGAAGAGATCCAATGAGTTCAGGATGATCCAGGGTGAACTGAAGACTATCAAGGAGTTTCGGAAAAAGAAAGCCCAGATGGAGCAGGAGCTCAATAGT ATTAAAGAAAGCATGTACATTGCAGACAGAGAGCACAAGGAGAGCCTAGCTAGAATGGAGCACAAATTCTTCAGTGAAAAG GTTCGCCTAGAGAAAGAGGCCGAGCAGAGGATCgcccagctggctgagagggcccacAATGAAGCCATTGT TCAGTTGGATGATGCGTCACGCTCAGTGTTCAAGGAGAACGTTCGTCTCAGCGAGGCGCTCAGCTGCCATATGAAGGAGGTAGATGACCTGAGGAAGATGACTGTGTCATTGGCTGAGGAAAACACCTCCCTGGCACTGCATAAG GAGACCAGTGAGCTGATGATGAAGGAGAATGTGTCCCAGGTAAGGGCCCAGAAGGAGGAGATAGCAGAGCTTAGGGGGAAGGTGGGGACCTTGGAGCAGGCCCTGGGGCTCATGGTGGGGGAGTTTGAGAGAGACAAGGAGGAGACGCAGAACCGAGCCCTGGTCAGCACCCAGGCCGGCCAGGTGGAGCTGGATAAGCTGCAGAAGGTGCTGGCcatgagggagaaggagatggggcGAGTGAAGCGGCTGGCACGCAGCATCGTGGAGCAGCGAACAGAGCTGGAGTGCTTCTTTCAGGAGGCTTTGGGCCAGGTGAAGCAAGAGATCCAGGCCAGCCGTTTGCAATACAGGCAGGAGGCCCTGGAGGCCTACCGCAGGAGGATGAGTGAGGCTCGGTCAGGCAAGCAGGAGTATCCCCGCATCCGCACCTTCCACAAAACCCCTCACAGCAGCAACAGTGTCTATACCGACCTGGAAGAGGCAGAGAAGTG GAATAATCTCCAGAGCAACAAGGTTGACATCTCTGAACTCACATGGGAGCAGAAGGAGAAAGTGCTTAGACTGCTGTTTGCCAAAATGAACGGACAGAAAGCAAG CAGGAAACTGAGTCAACCTTTGGCGTTGTCTGCGTCCCCAGAGAGGAACCAGAACGACATTGATCCCGG AATTACAGAGGAGCCGTCCCATGTGACCTTCATCACCCAGGCGCCTGTGTGCAACCTGCCCCCGAACCCCAGCGCCCTGCCGGATATCCAGACCACATGA
- the LOC139553568 gene encoding basal body-orientation factor 1-like isoform X2, which translates to MPKKKGKNVKKSKGKGKKEGKHESKADKESDIEKAKANAALWEARLDVTEHSRVEYREATRRLARANEELTNQQYRAEKDTVDIIAFLKRKDAEKEEKITRLEGQLKSKKKQALEENEQLVAEYTLKINELEEKFEKRSNEFRMIQGELKTIKEFRKKKAQMEQELNSIKESMYIADREHKESLARMEHKFFSEKVRLEKEAEQRIAQLAERAHNEAIVQLDDASRSVFKENVRLSEALSCHMKEVDDLRKMTVSLAEENTSLALHKETSELMMKENVSQVRAQKEEIAELRGKVGTLEQALGLMVGEFERDKEETQNRALVSTQAGQVELDKLQKVLAMREKEMGRVKRLARSIVEQRTELECFFQEALGQVKQEIQASRLQYRQEALEAYRRRMSEARSGKQEYPRIRTFHKTPHSSNSVYTDLEEAEKWNNLQSNKVDISELTWEQKEKVLRLLFAKMNGQKARKLSQPLALSASPERNQNDIDPGITEEPSHVTFITQAPVCNLPPNPSALPDIQTT; encoded by the exons ATGCCCAAGAAGAAaggaaaaaatgtaaagaaaagtAAAGG aaaaggaaagaaagaaggCAAACATGAGTCAAAAGCCGATAAAGAGTCTGACATTGAGAAGGCAAAGGCCAATGCTGCTCTTTGGGAAGCCAGGCTGGATGTCACTGAACACTCACGCGTGGAGTACCGTGAAGCTACCCGCAGGTTGGCACGAGCCAACGAAGAGCTCACTAACCAGCAGTATCGTGCAGAGAAGGACACAGTTGACATAATTGCCTTCTTGAAGAGGAAAGATGCTGAGAAAGAAGAAAAG attacAAGGCTAGAGGGACaacttaaaagtaaaaaaaaacaagcccttgaagaaaatgaacaactg GTTGCAGAATACACTCTTAAAATCAATGAGCTGGAGGAGAAGTTTGAGAAGAGATCCAATGAGTTCAGGATGATCCAGGGTGAACTGAAGACTATCAAGGAGTTTCGGAAAAAGAAAGCCCAGATGGAGCAGGAGCTCAATAGT ATTAAAGAAAGCATGTACATTGCAGACAGAGAGCACAAGGAGAGCCTAGCTAGAATGGAGCACAAATTCTTCAGTGAAAAG GTTCGCCTAGAGAAAGAGGCCGAGCAGAGGATCgcccagctggctgagagggcccacAATGAAGCCATTGT TCAGTTGGATGATGCGTCACGCTCAGTGTTCAAGGAGAACGTTCGTCTCAGCGAGGCGCTCAGCTGCCATATGAAGGAGGTAGATGACCTGAGGAAGATGACTGTGTCATTGGCTGAGGAAAACACCTCCCTGGCACTGCATAAG GAGACCAGTGAGCTGATGATGAAGGAGAATGTGTCCCAGGTAAGGGCCCAGAAGGAGGAGATAGCAGAGCTTAGGGGGAAGGTGGGGACCTTGGAGCAGGCCCTGGGGCTCATGGTGGGGGAGTTTGAGAGAGACAAGGAGGAGACGCAGAACCGAGCCCTGGTCAGCACCCAGGCCGGCCAGGTGGAGCTGGATAAGCTGCAGAAGGTGCTGGCcatgagggagaaggagatggggcGAGTGAAGCGGCTGGCACGCAGCATCGTGGAGCAGCGAACAGAGCTGGAGTGCTTCTTTCAGGAGGCTTTGGGCCAGGTGAAGCAAGAGATCCAGGCCAGCCGTTTGCAATACAGGCAGGAGGCCCTGGAGGCCTACCGCAGGAGGATGAGTGAGGCTCGGTCAGGCAAGCAGGAGTATCCCCGCATCCGCACCTTCCACAAAACCCCTCACAGCAGCAACAGTGTCTATACCGACCTGGAAGAGGCAGAGAAGTG GAATAATCTCCAGAGCAACAAGGTTGACATCTCTGAACTCACATGGGAGCAGAAGGAGAAAGTGCTTAGACTGCTGTTTGCCAAAATGAACGGACAGAAAGCAAG GAAACTGAGTCAACCTTTGGCGTTGTCTGCGTCCCCAGAGAGGAACCAGAACGACATTGATCCCGG AATTACAGAGGAGCCGTCCCATGTGACCTTCATCACCCAGGCGCCTGTGTGCAACCTGCCCCCGAACCCCAGCGCCCTGCCGGATATCCAGACCACATGA
- the LOC139553568 gene encoding basal body-orientation factor 1-like isoform X4, translating to MPKKKGKNVKKSKGKGKKEGKHESKADKESDIEKAKANAALWEARLDVTEHSRVEYREATRRLARANEELTNQQYRAEKDTVDIIAFLKRKDAEKEEKITRLEGQLKSKKKQALEENEQLVAEYTLKINELEEKFEKRSNEFRMIQGELKTIKEFRKKKAQMEQELNSIKESMYIADREHKESLARMEHKFFSEKVRLEKEAEQRIAQLAERAHNEAIVQLDDASRSVFKENVRLSEALSCHMKEVDDLRKMTVSLAEENTSLALHKETSELMMKENVSQVRAQKEEIAELRGKVGTLEQALGLMVGEFERDKEETQNRALVSTQAGQVELDKLQKVLAMREKEMGRVKRLARSIVEQRTELECFFQEALGQVKQEIQASRLQYRQEALEAYRRRMSEARSGKQEYPRIRTFHKTPHSSNSVYTDLEEAEKWNNLQSNKVDISELTWEQKEKVLRLLFAKMNGQKAREEPERH from the exons ATGCCCAAGAAGAAaggaaaaaatgtaaagaaaagtAAAGG aaaaggaaagaaagaaggCAAACATGAGTCAAAAGCCGATAAAGAGTCTGACATTGAGAAGGCAAAGGCCAATGCTGCTCTTTGGGAAGCCAGGCTGGATGTCACTGAACACTCACGCGTGGAGTACCGTGAAGCTACCCGCAGGTTGGCACGAGCCAACGAAGAGCTCACTAACCAGCAGTATCGTGCAGAGAAGGACACAGTTGACATAATTGCCTTCTTGAAGAGGAAAGATGCTGAGAAAGAAGAAAAG attacAAGGCTAGAGGGACaacttaaaagtaaaaaaaaacaagcccttgaagaaaatgaacaactg GTTGCAGAATACACTCTTAAAATCAATGAGCTGGAGGAGAAGTTTGAGAAGAGATCCAATGAGTTCAGGATGATCCAGGGTGAACTGAAGACTATCAAGGAGTTTCGGAAAAAGAAAGCCCAGATGGAGCAGGAGCTCAATAGT ATTAAAGAAAGCATGTACATTGCAGACAGAGAGCACAAGGAGAGCCTAGCTAGAATGGAGCACAAATTCTTCAGTGAAAAG GTTCGCCTAGAGAAAGAGGCCGAGCAGAGGATCgcccagctggctgagagggcccacAATGAAGCCATTGT TCAGTTGGATGATGCGTCACGCTCAGTGTTCAAGGAGAACGTTCGTCTCAGCGAGGCGCTCAGCTGCCATATGAAGGAGGTAGATGACCTGAGGAAGATGACTGTGTCATTGGCTGAGGAAAACACCTCCCTGGCACTGCATAAG GAGACCAGTGAGCTGATGATGAAGGAGAATGTGTCCCAGGTAAGGGCCCAGAAGGAGGAGATAGCAGAGCTTAGGGGGAAGGTGGGGACCTTGGAGCAGGCCCTGGGGCTCATGGTGGGGGAGTTTGAGAGAGACAAGGAGGAGACGCAGAACCGAGCCCTGGTCAGCACCCAGGCCGGCCAGGTGGAGCTGGATAAGCTGCAGAAGGTGCTGGCcatgagggagaaggagatggggcGAGTGAAGCGGCTGGCACGCAGCATCGTGGAGCAGCGAACAGAGCTGGAGTGCTTCTTTCAGGAGGCTTTGGGCCAGGTGAAGCAAGAGATCCAGGCCAGCCGTTTGCAATACAGGCAGGAGGCCCTGGAGGCCTACCGCAGGAGGATGAGTGAGGCTCGGTCAGGCAAGCAGGAGTATCCCCGCATCCGCACCTTCCACAAAACCCCTCACAGCAGCAACAGTGTCTATACCGACCTGGAAGAGGCAGAGAAGTG GAATAATCTCCAGAGCAACAAGGTTGACATCTCTGAACTCACATGGGAGCAGAAGGAGAAAGTGCTTAGACTGCTGTTTGCCAAAATGAACGGACAGAAAGCAAG AGAGGAACCAGAACGACATTGA
- the LOC139553568 gene encoding basal body-orientation factor 1-like isoform X5, which yields MPKKKGKNVKKSKGKGKKEGKHESKADKESDIEKAKANAALWEARLDVTEHSRVEYREATRRLARANEELTNQQYRAEKDTVDIIAFLKRKDAEKEEKITRLEGQLKSKKKQALEENEQLVRLEKEAEQRIAQLAERAHNEAIVQLDDASRSVFKENVRLSEALSCHMKEVDDLRKMTVSLAEENTSLALHKETSELMMKENVSQVRAQKEEIAELRGKVGTLEQALGLMVGEFERDKEETQNRALVSTQAGQVELDKLQKVLAMREKEMGRVKRLARSIVEQRTELECFFQEALGQVKQEIQASRLQYRQEALEAYRRRMSEARSGKQEYPRIRTFHKTPHSSNSVYTDLEEAEKWNNLQSNKVDISELTWEQKEKVLRLLFAKMNGQKASRKLSQPLALSASPERNQNDIDPGITEEPSHVTFITQAPVCNLPPNPSALPDIQTT from the exons ATGCCCAAGAAGAAaggaaaaaatgtaaagaaaagtAAAGG aaaaggaaagaaagaaggCAAACATGAGTCAAAAGCCGATAAAGAGTCTGACATTGAGAAGGCAAAGGCCAATGCTGCTCTTTGGGAAGCCAGGCTGGATGTCACTGAACACTCACGCGTGGAGTACCGTGAAGCTACCCGCAGGTTGGCACGAGCCAACGAAGAGCTCACTAACCAGCAGTATCGTGCAGAGAAGGACACAGTTGACATAATTGCCTTCTTGAAGAGGAAAGATGCTGAGAAAGAAGAAAAG attacAAGGCTAGAGGGACaacttaaaagtaaaaaaaaacaagcccttgaagaaaatgaacaactg GTTCGCCTAGAGAAAGAGGCCGAGCAGAGGATCgcccagctggctgagagggcccacAATGAAGCCATTGT TCAGTTGGATGATGCGTCACGCTCAGTGTTCAAGGAGAACGTTCGTCTCAGCGAGGCGCTCAGCTGCCATATGAAGGAGGTAGATGACCTGAGGAAGATGACTGTGTCATTGGCTGAGGAAAACACCTCCCTGGCACTGCATAAG GAGACCAGTGAGCTGATGATGAAGGAGAATGTGTCCCAGGTAAGGGCCCAGAAGGAGGAGATAGCAGAGCTTAGGGGGAAGGTGGGGACCTTGGAGCAGGCCCTGGGGCTCATGGTGGGGGAGTTTGAGAGAGACAAGGAGGAGACGCAGAACCGAGCCCTGGTCAGCACCCAGGCCGGCCAGGTGGAGCTGGATAAGCTGCAGAAGGTGCTGGCcatgagggagaaggagatggggcGAGTGAAGCGGCTGGCACGCAGCATCGTGGAGCAGCGAACAGAGCTGGAGTGCTTCTTTCAGGAGGCTTTGGGCCAGGTGAAGCAAGAGATCCAGGCCAGCCGTTTGCAATACAGGCAGGAGGCCCTGGAGGCCTACCGCAGGAGGATGAGTGAGGCTCGGTCAGGCAAGCAGGAGTATCCCCGCATCCGCACCTTCCACAAAACCCCTCACAGCAGCAACAGTGTCTATACCGACCTGGAAGAGGCAGAGAAGTG GAATAATCTCCAGAGCAACAAGGTTGACATCTCTGAACTCACATGGGAGCAGAAGGAGAAAGTGCTTAGACTGCTGTTTGCCAAAATGAACGGACAGAAAGCAAG CAGGAAACTGAGTCAACCTTTGGCGTTGTCTGCGTCCCCAGAGAGGAACCAGAACGACATTGATCCCGG AATTACAGAGGAGCCGTCCCATGTGACCTTCATCACCCAGGCGCCTGTGTGCAACCTGCCCCCGAACCCCAGCGCCCTGCCGGATATCCAGACCACATGA
- the LOC139553568 gene encoding basal body-orientation factor 1-like isoform X3, with product MPKKKGKNVKKSKGKGKKEGKHESKADKESDIEKAKANAALWEARLDVTEHSRVEYREATRRLARANEELTNQQYRAEKDTVDIIAFLKRKDAEKEEKITRLEGQLKSKKKQALEENEQLVAEYTLKINELEEKFEKRSNEFRMIQGELKTIKEFRKKKAQMEQELNSIKESMYIADREHKESLARMEHKFFSEKVRLEKEAEQRIAQLAERAHNEAIVQLDDASRSVFKENVRLSEALSCHMKEVDDLRKMTVSLAEENTSLALHKETSELMMKENVSQVRAQKEEIAELRGKVGTLEQALGLMVGEFERDKEETQNRALVSTQAGQVELDKLQKVLAMREKEMGRVKRLARSIVEQRTELECFFQEALGQVKQEIQASRLQYRQEALEAYRRRMSEARSGKQEYPRIRTFHKTPHSSNSVYTDLEEAEKWNNLQSNKVDISELTWEQKEKVLRLLFAKMNGQKARITEEPSHVTFITQAPVCNLPPNPSALPDIQTT from the exons ATGCCCAAGAAGAAaggaaaaaatgtaaagaaaagtAAAGG aaaaggaaagaaagaaggCAAACATGAGTCAAAAGCCGATAAAGAGTCTGACATTGAGAAGGCAAAGGCCAATGCTGCTCTTTGGGAAGCCAGGCTGGATGTCACTGAACACTCACGCGTGGAGTACCGTGAAGCTACCCGCAGGTTGGCACGAGCCAACGAAGAGCTCACTAACCAGCAGTATCGTGCAGAGAAGGACACAGTTGACATAATTGCCTTCTTGAAGAGGAAAGATGCTGAGAAAGAAGAAAAG attacAAGGCTAGAGGGACaacttaaaagtaaaaaaaaacaagcccttgaagaaaatgaacaactg GTTGCAGAATACACTCTTAAAATCAATGAGCTGGAGGAGAAGTTTGAGAAGAGATCCAATGAGTTCAGGATGATCCAGGGTGAACTGAAGACTATCAAGGAGTTTCGGAAAAAGAAAGCCCAGATGGAGCAGGAGCTCAATAGT ATTAAAGAAAGCATGTACATTGCAGACAGAGAGCACAAGGAGAGCCTAGCTAGAATGGAGCACAAATTCTTCAGTGAAAAG GTTCGCCTAGAGAAAGAGGCCGAGCAGAGGATCgcccagctggctgagagggcccacAATGAAGCCATTGT TCAGTTGGATGATGCGTCACGCTCAGTGTTCAAGGAGAACGTTCGTCTCAGCGAGGCGCTCAGCTGCCATATGAAGGAGGTAGATGACCTGAGGAAGATGACTGTGTCATTGGCTGAGGAAAACACCTCCCTGGCACTGCATAAG GAGACCAGTGAGCTGATGATGAAGGAGAATGTGTCCCAGGTAAGGGCCCAGAAGGAGGAGATAGCAGAGCTTAGGGGGAAGGTGGGGACCTTGGAGCAGGCCCTGGGGCTCATGGTGGGGGAGTTTGAGAGAGACAAGGAGGAGACGCAGAACCGAGCCCTGGTCAGCACCCAGGCCGGCCAGGTGGAGCTGGATAAGCTGCAGAAGGTGCTGGCcatgagggagaaggagatggggcGAGTGAAGCGGCTGGCACGCAGCATCGTGGAGCAGCGAACAGAGCTGGAGTGCTTCTTTCAGGAGGCTTTGGGCCAGGTGAAGCAAGAGATCCAGGCCAGCCGTTTGCAATACAGGCAGGAGGCCCTGGAGGCCTACCGCAGGAGGATGAGTGAGGCTCGGTCAGGCAAGCAGGAGTATCCCCGCATCCGCACCTTCCACAAAACCCCTCACAGCAGCAACAGTGTCTATACCGACCTGGAAGAGGCAGAGAAGTG GAATAATCTCCAGAGCAACAAGGTTGACATCTCTGAACTCACATGGGAGCAGAAGGAGAAAGTGCTTAGACTGCTGTTTGCCAAAATGAACGGACAGAAAGCAAG AATTACAGAGGAGCCGTCCCATGTGACCTTCATCACCCAGGCGCCTGTGTGCAACCTGCCCCCGAACCCCAGCGCCCTGCCGGATATCCAGACCACATGA